The Pseudomonas pergaminensis nucleotide sequence GCCGACCACCAGAATGGTTTCGCCAGCCTCACGACGCTTGGCAATCATGGGCAACAGGTCAAGGGTGATATCCGGGTTGCAGCTCAGGCTCAGGCGATCAGGATGTTCGGCGCTGCTGGCGACCAGCTGCGCCACCAGGTTCAGGCCAGCGGCGTTGATGTCGCGCGCGGCATGGCTGTAATTGCTGCTGACGTAGTCCTGCTGGGCCGACTCGCTGTGGAGCAAGCTGCCGGGCTGCATGAAAAATTGCTGGACGTGAATATTTTTCGGAAGGTTGTCCTTGTGCAGCGCGGCGAGGAAATCCAGCTCGGGATAATCGCCAAACACCCGCTCGATAAAGGGCTCGAGAAAGCGTTTCTGCAAGCCATCGCCCAGCGTTGGCCGGCCCAGGCTCAAGGCGGTATAGATCGTCAGCGACCGCTCCGGCAGTTTGGCGATGCGCCGGTACAGCGCGTTGGCAAACAGGTTCGGCTTGCCCAGGCCAAGCGGCATGCCCATGTGGATATGCGCCGGCAACCGTTCCAGTACATCGTCAACTGCTTGCTCGATTGAACACAACTGCACCATCCGACCCTCCTGAACATTCCATGATTAGGGGTTGGACCGAGCTTGCCGGGTCTTTGCTGCAAAGAACAGCGCTGAAACATAAATCGCCGGCACAAAAAAAGCCGCTCGTAAGCGGCTTTTTGGCGAAGATCGGTTTATTTCAACCCGGACATCTTCTGGATCGCACCTTTGAGGTCGTCATCCGAGCAATCGGCGCAGGTGCCTTTTGGCGGCATGGCATTGATGCCCGTAATCGCCTTGGCCAGGATGCCATCCAGGCCGCCTTGATGGTCGGCGCGTTCTTTCCAGGCAGCGGTGTCGCCGATTTTTGGCGCACCTAATAGGCCGGTGCCGTGGCAAGCGTTGCAATGCTTGGCGATGATCTCATCCGGCGTCTTCGCCGCGCCGCCGCCTGCGGCTACCGCGACTTCCATCCCCTTGCATTCCTGGCCCTGGACGCAGACTTGGCCGACAGGCTCCAGACGCTTGGCAATGTCATCATTGGTCGCAGCTTGAGCGCTGACAGCCCATAGGGCCAGTACGGTTGCTGGTGCAGCCAGCATTTTCATAATTAGGTTCACGCGTTCACCCTCAATGGTGGCTATTCACGCCTGCGGCCACGGTTTCGCAGGCGGCGAAAGTATAACGGTTAGCCCGCCTGGCCGAAACAACCCTATTAAATAAAGGGAGATTCGGCTTCACGGAATACTGCCTGGGTGTCTCTGCAACGCTGGCAGGACGCCTCTTTTCTTAAAAGTTCGCGGGTGTGGCTGCGCTGATTAGTCGCGCCGGCACGTCGAACGGGTTGCGAAAACGATGAGGCTTGGTGCTTTCAAAGTAGTAGCTATCGCCCGCTTCGAGCACAAAAGTTTCAAGACCGACCACCAACTCCAGGCGACCTTCCACCAGAATCCCGGTTTCTTCGCCTTCGTGGGTGAGCATTTCTTCGCCCGTGTCGGCGCCCGGCGGGTAGATCTCGTTGAGAAACGCAATCGCCCGGCTGGGGTGCGCGCGACCCACCAGTTTCATGGTGACGGCACCGTCAGAGATATCGATAAGCTCATTGGCTTTATAGACGATCTGCGTCGGTATTTCCTGGAGGATCTCCTCGGAAAAGAACTCGACCATGGACATGGGGATGCCGCCCAGCACCTTGCGCAAGGAGCTGATCGAGGGGCTGACGCTGTTTTTTTCGATCATCGAAATGGTGCTGTTGGTGACACCCGCGCGCTTGGCGAGCTCGCGCTGGGAAAGACCCTTCAGTTTACGGATGGATTGCAGTCGTTCGCCGACGTCCAATGCAGGAGCCTCCTAGGATTCAGGCTTTGTTGTAATTGAGCGTTATCATGGCGACAGCGTTCAGTATTTACAACACTTGGGCCTAAATCCCGGGCGGTTGTGTTCGTACCGGGCGGTCAAGCCCCGGAATAGAGCCTTGGCACGCGGCGCAGGTTGCAGAACAGCTGGTAGGGAATGGTCTCGGCAGCGACCGCGATGTCACTGGCCAGGATGTTTTTGCCCCACAGCTCTACCGTGGAACCGAGGCCGGCCTGCGGCACGTCCGTCAGGTCGATGCACAGCATGTCCATGGACACACGCCCCAGCAACTGGCTTCGTTGCCCCGCCACCAGCACTGGCGTGCCGGTCGGTGCGTGGCGCGGGTAACCATCGGCGTAGCCCATGGCAACCACGCCGATACGCATCGGTTTTGGCGTAATGAACTTGGCGCCATAACCCACCGGCTCACCGGCCGGCAGTTCACGTACGCAGATAACCTTGGACTCCAGGGTCATCACCGGCTGCAAACGCGCGGCCACGCTCTGGTCTTCGCCGAAGGGCGTGGCCCCGTAGAGCATGATGCCAGGACGGACCCAATCGCTGGACACACCTGGCCAGCCCATCACTGACGGTGAATTGCGCAGGCTGACCTCGGCTGATAAGCCCTGGCGCGCCGCTTCAAATACCGCCACCTGCTCATCACTGCGCACGCAATCGAGTTCATCGGCGCGGGCGAAGTGGCTCATCAGCACAATCTTGGCCACTTTGCCGCTGGCCAGCAGGCGCTGGTACGCCTCCTGATAATCCTTGGGATGCAGGCCAACGCGATGCATGCCTGAGTCGAGCTTGAGCCAAATTGTCAGCGGCTTGCTCAACCTGGCTTGCTCAATCGCATCCAACTGCCACAGCGAATGCACCACACACCAGAAATCATGCTCGATGATCAGCGGCAGCTCGTCAGCCTCGAAAAAGCCTTCCAGCAGCAGCACTGGCGCGCGAATTCCGGCAGCGCGCAGTTCCAGTGCCTCCTCGATGCAGGCCACTGCAAACCCGTCCGCCTCGGTTTCCAGCGCCTGGGCCACGCGCACGGCGCCGTGGCCGTAGGCATCGGCCTTGACCACGGCAAGGGCCTTGGCCCCCGTGACTTCACGGGCCAATTGGTAATTGTGGCGCAGGGCTTGGAGATCGATCAGGGCACGGGCAGGACGCATGGCGGCAGGCTTCTAGGCGGCAAGTGAAGAAAAAACCGGCACCGACCAACCGCTTCGGCACCGGGAGAGGGATCGTTGTTAAGGCAGGGCCGCCACGACGGACAGCTCTACCAGGATTTGCGGCTCGCACAGCTTGGCTTCAACCGTGGCACGGGCCGGGGCAACGCCTTTTGGCAGCCACTTGTCCCACACCGCGTTCATGCCGGCGAAATCCGCGTCGATGTCTTTCAGGTAGATCGTCACCGACAGCAGCTTGGTCTTGTCAGTGCCGGCCAGCTCCAGCAAACGCTCGATATTGGCCAGGGTTTCACGGGTCTGCTGTTCAATCCCGGCGCTCATGTCGTCGCCGACTTGCCCGGCCAGATACACGGTACCGCTGTGGACAACGATCTGGCTCATGCGCTCATTGGTGAGCTGGCGCTGGATTGACATGTTTTGCGGACTCCTGGTGGTTGCCATAACGGGAAATATCGAGGCCTTCGGCACTGATCTGCGGCGTTTTCTTCGCCATCAGGTCGGCCAGCAAACGACCGGAGCCACACGCCATGGTCCAACCTAGGGTGCCGTGGCCGGTATTCAGGAACAGGTTCTTGAACGGAGTGGCACCGACAATCGGCGTGCCATCGGGTGTGGTCGGACGCAAGCCGGTCCAGAAGCTGGCTTCGTTCAAATCGCCACCCTGAGGATAAAGGTCGTTGACGATCATCTCCAGGGTTTCGCGCCGGCGCGGGTTCAGCGACAGGTCAAAACCGGCTATTTCAGCCATGCCACCCACGCGGATGCGGTTATCGAAACGGGTGATCGCGACCTTATAGGTCTCGTCGAGAATGGTCGAAGTCGGCGCCATGGCCGGGTTGGTGATCGGTACGGTCAGCGAGTAGCCCTTGAGCGGGTACACCGGCGCCTTGATCCCCAGCGGCTTGAGCAATTTCGGCGAATAACTGCCGAGGGCCAGCACGTAGCGGTCGGCGGTTTCCAGCTTGCCGTCGATCCACACGCCGTTGATGCGGTCACCGGCATAGTCAAGGCGTTGGATGTCCTGCTCGAAGCGGAACTCCACGCCCAATTGCGTGCACATGTCGGCCAAGCGGGTGGTGAACATCTGGCAGTCGCCCGTCTGGTCGTTGGGCAGGCGCAGGGCACCGGCAAGGATATCGGTGACGCTGGCCAGGGCCGGCTCAACGCGGGCAATGCCAGCGCGGTCGAGCAGTTCGAACGGCACGCCGGACTCTTTCAGCACGGCGATGTCCTTCGCGGCACCATCCAGCTGCGCCTGGGTGCGGAACAACTGCGTGGTCCCGAGGCTGCGGCCTTCGTAGGCAATGCCGGTCTCGGCGCGCAGTTCGTCGAGGCAGTCGCGGCTGTACTCGGACAGGCGCACCATGCGCTCCTTATTCACTGCATAGCGGCTGGCGGTGCAGTTGCGCAGCATCTGCGCCATCCACAGGTATTGGTCGATATCGGCGGTGGCCTTGATCGCCAGCGGCGCGTGGCGTTGCAGCAGCCACTTGATGGCCTTGAGCGGCACGCCTGGTGCGGCCCATGGCGAGGCGTAGCCTGGGGACACCTGGCCGGCGTTGGCGAAACTGGTTTCCATGGCAGCAGCAGGCTGACGGTCGACTACGACGACTTCAAAGCCGGCCCGAGCCAAATAGTAGGCACTGGTCACACCAATGACGCCGCTACCCAAGACCAGAACGCGCATTTTTTTATCCTCATCGCGGGCATGGCCGCTGACGTGTGTTATTCGAGCAATGATGAGCGCAGTGTAAAAAACAATTGCCAGTGCATTTCACTATATAACTGCCTATATTTGGCGACAATTCTCGGCAAAAACCCTTTTCACAGAGGCGTATCCCCTATGCGTACCAACACCCAGACCAAGCGGGAGCTGGACAAGATCGACCGCAACATCCTGCGCATCCTGCAAACCGACGGGCGTATTTCGTTCACGGAGCTGGGGGAGAAGGTTGGGCTGTCGACCACGCCGTGCACCGAACGGGTCCGTCGGCTTGAGCGTGAAGGGATCATCATGGGCTACAACGCGCGGCTCAATCCCCAGCATTTGAAGGGAAGTTTGCTGGTATTTGTCGAGATCAGCCTCGATTACAAATCCGGGGACACCTTTGAGGAATTCCGCCGCGCCGTGCTGAAACTGCCCCATGTGCTGGAGTGCCACTTGGTGTCGGGCGACTTCGACTATCTCGTCAAAGCGCGGATTTCCGAGATGGCGTCGTACCGCAAACTGCTGGGGGATATCCTGCTCAAGCTGCCCCATGTACGGGAGTCCAAGAGCTATATCGTGATGGAAGAGGTGAAGGAGAGCCTTAACCTGCCGATTCCGGACTGAAGAGGGCTAAACCAAAACCTGCCGCGTGCTCGCCATGTACTCATGGATCTGCTTCTCCACTCGCGGATGAATCAGCTCCACCGGGCGCCGCCCATTCGGGCACGGCAAGGCCTTGGTGGTGCCAAACAGCCGGCAGATCAACGGTCGCTCGTCGTACACCGTGCAGCCGTTGGGGCCCAGGTGCACACAGTTCAGCTCATCCATGGCCGCGTCTTGCTCGGCGGCGGTCTTGCGCGGCAGACGCGACATTTCCTCGGGCGACGTGGTCACCGGCCCACAGCAGTCGTGGCAACCGGGGACGCACTCGAACGAAGGAATCTGCCGACGCAGCGCGCTGATTTTCTGACTGTTGCAACTCATCGAAACACATACCGAACGGCGAATAGGTGTGGATTCTGCCGCAAAACGTCCTGCGCAGACAGCTTCATCCGACCACTGTATCCTGCGTCAAATTTTCCAAACAGGGATGCTCCCCATGACTGCCAGCGCCCGGCACACCCCGTCCTATTACGCCGCCAGCAGCGTGCCGCAACCCGATTATCCGGTGCTGATCGGCGAAGTGACGGCCGATGTGTGCGTGGTGGGCGGCGGTTTTTCCGGGCTGAACACGGCGCTTGAGCTGGCCCAGCAAGGTTTCAGCGTGGTGTTGCTGGAAGCGCGCAAGATCGCCTGGGGCGCCAGCGGACGCAACGGCGGCCAGCTGATCCGCGGAGTCGGCCATGGCCTGGACCAGTTCGCCAATGTGATCGGCAACGATGGTGTGCGCCAGATGAAGCTGATGGGACTGGAAGCAGTGGAGATTGTGCGCGAACGCGTCGAGCGCTATCAGATTCCCTGCGACCTGACCTGGGGCTACTGCGACCTCGCCAACAAGCCTCGCGACCTGCAAGGCCTGGCCGAAGACGCCGAAGAGCTGCGTGGCCTGGGTTATCGCCACGAAGTACGCCTGTTGCAAGCCAACGAGATGAGCAGCGTAATCGGTTCGGACCGCTATGTGGGCGGCATGATCGACATGGGTTCCGGCCACCTGCACCCGCTGAACCTGGCCCTTGGCGAAGCCGCCGCCGCGCAGCGACTGGGCGTGAAGCTGTTCGAGCAGTCTGAAGTCACCCGTATCGACTACGGCCCCGAAGTCAACGTGCACACCCCCCAAGGCAACGTACGCGCCAAGACCCTGGTACTGGCCTGCAATGCCTACCTCAATGGCCTCAACCCACACTTGAGCGGCAAAGTACTGCCCGCCGGCAGCTACATCATCGCCACGGAGCCGTTGAGCCAAGCCCAGGCCGCCAACCTGCTACCGCAGAACATGGCGGTGTGCGACCAGCGTGTCACGGTGGATTACTTCCGACTGTCCGCCGACCGCCGCCTGCTGTTCGGCGGTGCCTGCCACTACTCCGGTCGCGACCCCAAGGACATCGGCGCCTATATGCGTCCGAAAATGCTCAAGGTGTTCCCGCAATTGGCAGACGTGAAAATCGATTACCAATGGGGCGGCATGATCGGCATCGGTGCCAACCGCTTGCCGCAGATTGGCCGCTTGGCCGACCAACCCAATGTGTATTACGCCCAGGCCTACGCCGGCCATGGCCTTAACGCCACCCACCTGGCGGGCAAGTTGCTGGCCGAAGCCATCAGTGGCCAGCAACAGGGGCGCTTCGACCTGTTCGCCCAGGTGCCGCACATCACCTTCCCCGGCGGCAAGCACCTGCGCTCGCCGCTGCTGGCGCTGGGGATGCTCTGGCACCGGCTCAAAGAACTGGTGTGATCAATCGCGCCAGAAGGGTTTGAGGCCTTCCTGACGCGCCTGTTCGGCGGTCAGCCCCACATCGCGCAACTGCTCGCGGGTCAAATGCAGTAACGCCTTGCGCGTGTGGCGACGGCGCCAGAACAAGCTCCAGCGGCTGATATCACGCGGCGCCGTCGCACGCGCTTGTTCTGCCTCCAATTCCAGACTGTGTAGCGTCAGCCGCACATCGCTTAGACCGTTCATTTTGCTGCCCCTCATTTGCCGTGTTGCCTTGAGTGACAAGCATGGGCGGGCGGCCGAAACCATTACAGATTCAACCCATCTTTATTAAATCCATACAGATACTGCCCAGGACGGGCTGAATCCTGTATTTTCCGGTTATCTGTACTGGTCTCCCGGGAGCGAGCGCCATGACTCTTTACGTGAATCTCGCCGAATTGCTGGGCACGCGCATCGAACAGGGCTTCTATCGCCCAGGTGATCGCTTGCCGTCTGTACGGGCCTTGAGCGTGGAACACGGGGTCAGCCTGAGCACCGTGCAGCAGGCCTACCGCTTGCTTGAAGACAACGGCCTGGCGATGCCCAAGCCAAAATCCGGGTACTTCGTGCCGGTCGGACGCGAGTTGCCGGCCCTGCCCGAAGTCGGCCGCCCGGCCCAACGACCGGTAGAGATATCCCAGTGGGACCTGGTGCTGGAATTGATACGCGCAGTGCCGCGCAAGGATGTCATACAGATGGGTCGCGGCATGCCAGATGTATTGTCGCCCACCCTCAAGCCGCTGCTACGCAGCCTGGCCCGCGTGAGTCGCCGCCAGGACCTGCCAGGCCTGTATTACGACAATATCCTCGGCTGTATGGAATTGCGCGAGCAGATCGCCCGCCTGTCCTTGGATTCCGGTTGCCAGCTGACGGCCGAGGACATCGTGATCACCACCGGCTGCCATGAGGCGCTGTCCGCCAGCATCCATGCCATTTGTGAGCCAGGCGATATCGTCGCGGTGGACTCGCCGAGCTTTCACGGCGCCATGCAGACACTCAAGGGCCTGGGGATGAAAGCCCTGGAAATTCCCACCGACCCCATCACCGGCATCAGCCTCGAAGCCTTGGAACTGGCGCTTGAACAGTGGCCGATCAAGGTCATCCAGCTCACACCCAACTGCAACAACCCCCTGGGCTACATCATGCCGGAGGCCCGCAAGCGCGCGCTGCTGACCCTGGCCCAGCGCTTTGACGTGGCGATCATCGAGGACGATGTGTATGGCGAACTGGCCTACAGCTACCCGCGCCCGCGCACCATTAAGTCGTTCGACGAAGACGGCAGTGTATTGCTGTGCAGCTCGTTTTCCAAAACCCTGGCACCCGGATTGCGCATCGGCTGGGTGGCGCCCGGTCGCTACCTGGAACGGGTGCTGCACATGAAATACATCAGCACCGGCTCTACCGCCACGCAGCCGCAGATCGCGATTGCCGAATTCCTCAAGGGTGGCCACTTCGAACCCCATTTGCGGCGGATGCGCACGCAATACCAGCGCAATCGCGACTTGATGCTCGACTGGGTCAGCCGCTACTTCCCGGCAGGCACCCGCGCCAGCCGGCCCCAGGGCAGTTTCATGCTGTGGGTCGAGCTGCCTGAGGGCTTCGATACACTCAAGCTCAACCGCGTCCTGATTGAGCAAGGTGTGCAGGTAGCGGTAGGCAGCATCTTTTCTGCATCGGGCAAATACCGGAACTGCCTGCGCATGAACTACGCTGCCAAGCCAACCGCACAGATTGAAGAAGCCGTGCGCAAGGTCGGGGCCGCCGCAATCAAGATGCTCGCAGAGACCGCCGACTGACCTTTCGCGGGAAATTGCCGTCATATGCCGACAACCGCCCTGATCTGGAAGCAACTCCCTTGATGATTCAACGGCTATTACCGTTTTTCCTGTTGGGAGCCCTGACCCTGGGTGGCTGCGCCAGCGTGAGCACGCCGCGCGTCCCCAGTGACGCCCTGCCCGCCGCACAGTCATCGTTCGGGCGCTCTATCCAGGCCCAGGCCGCGCCATATCAGGGGCGCTCGGGCTTTCGCCTGTTACCCAACAGCAGCGAAGCGTTCATGGCCCGCGCCGAATTGATCCGCAACGCCCAGACCAGCCTCGACCTGCAGTACTACATCGTGCATGACGGCATCAGCACCCGCATGCTCGTGGACGAACTGCTCAAGGCTGCCGACCGTGGCGTGCGGGTGCGCATCCTGCTGGATGACACCACTAGCGACGGCCTCGACCAGATCATCGCCACCCTCGCCGCCCATCCCAAGATCGAGATCCGCCTGTTCAACCCTTTGCACCTGGGCCGCAGCACAGGCGTCACGCGGGCCATGGGGCGGTTGTTCAACCTCTCGCTGCAACATCGGCGCATGCACAACAAGCTGTGGCTGGCGGACAACAGCGTGGCCATCGTCGGTGGGCGCAACCTGGGGGATGAGTATTTCGACGCCGAGCCCAACCTGAACTTCACCGACATCGACATGCTTAGCGTGGGGCCGGTGGCGGAGCAACTGGGCCACAGTTTCGACCAATACTGGAACAGTGCCCTCAGCAAGCCCATCGACGACTTCGTTTCAAACACCCCATCCAAAGGCGACCTGGCCGCTGCCCGCGTACGCCTGGAAGCGTCGCTGGCCGAGTCGCGCCAGCAGAACCACGCGCTGTACAACCGCTTGCGCACCTACCAGACCCAACCGCGCATGGACACCTGGCGCCGCGAACTGATCTGGGCCTGGAACCAGGCGCTGTGGGATGCGCCGAGCAAGGTACTGGCCAAGGCCGATCCGGACCCTCGCCTGCTGCTCACCACCCAGCTCGCGCCGGAACTGGAAGGGGTCAATCACGAGCTGATGATGATCTCGGCCTACTTCGTGCCGGGGCAACCGGGGCTGCTGTACCTGACCGGGCGCGCCGATGCAGGCGTGTCGGTCAGCTTGCTGACCAATTCCCTGGAGGCAACCGACGTGCCTGCCGTGCACGGCGGTTATGCGCCCTATCGCAAGGCGCTGCTGGAGCACGGAGTGAAACTCTATGAATTGCGCCGCCAACCGGGCGACCCCAGCGCTGGCAGCGGACCGCACCTGTTCCGGCGCGGCACCTTCCGTGGCTCGGACTCCAGCCTGCACAGCAAGGCGATGATCTTTGATCGGGAAAAGTCGTTTATCGGCTCGTTCAACTTCGACCCACGCTCGGTGCTGTGGAACACCGAAGTGGGTGTGCTGGTCGACAGCCCGGAGCTGGCGGAGCACGTGCGCAACCTGGCCCTGCAAGGCATGGCGCCGGCCTTGAGCTATGAGGCGAAGTTGCAGGATGGCCAGGTGGTATGGGTGACGGAGGACAACGGCCAATTGCACACCCTGACCCGCGAGCCGGGCAGTTGGTGGCGACGGTTCAATGCCTGGTTCGCCACCTCCGTCGGCCTGGAACGCATGCTCTAAAAACGACACAGAGCAACTGTAGGAGCCGGCTTGCCGGCGATGGCGGCGTTTCAGTTGATCAATTCGCGGGCTGACACACTGCCATCACTGGCAAGCCAGTGCCTACAGGGGATGCATTTTCAGATCAGGCCGGCTGTGCTGCGCCGAATGCACCTTGGCGCAGCAACAACAGCACCAGGCCCAGCGCACCGGCTGCCATCAGCAGCGGCAGCGCATGGCCGCTGATCCACTGGCTGCCAGCACCGGCCACCAAGGGACCGACCAGGCAGCCGATACCCCACAATTGCGCCACGTGGGCATTGGCGCGCACCAGCGCGTCGTCGCGGTAACGCTCGCCGATCAGGATCAGCGACAAGGTGAACAGGCCTCCAGCACTTGCACCGAACACCACCCAGATCGGCCAGATCAACGGCGTGTGCATCAGCAGAGGAATCGCCAGGCTCGATGCCAGCAACAACACAGCACAGCTCAGGAACAACGTGCGCCGAGGCAGGTAGTCGGCCAGCGCCCCGATGGGCAGTTGCAGCAGCGCATCGCCGACCACCACTGTACTGACCATGGCCAGGGCCATTTCGGCGGTGAATCCCTGCTGCAGGCAGTACACCGGCAGCAACGTGAGGATCATCGCCTCAAAGGCGGCGAACAAAGCCACCGCCCAGGCGATCGCGGGGAGGCTCAGGCAGAAGCGCCACAGTTGCGCGAAGGTTACGCTGAACGACTCGGCGCTCGGCGCGCCGGAGCGCCCCAGCAGCAACAGCGGCGCAACCATCAGCAAGCCTACGCCCACCCAGAAACCGTAGTCATGGTCGGTGCCGATCAGCCCCAGCAACAACGGGCCCGACAGCTGGCTCAAGGCATAGCTGCAGCCGTACAGCGCCACCAGCCGGCCGCGCCACTGCTCCACCACCAACTGGTTGATCCAGCTTTCGCCGAGGATAAACACGATGGTGAGGATCACGCCGATCATCAGCCGCAATACCAGCCAGACCGGATAGCTGGGCAAGACCGCCAGCAAACCGATGGAGACCGCGCCCGCCCACAGGCACAGGCGCATGAGGTTGGCGGTGCCGAGCCATGAAGCCAGGCGACTCGACACCTTCGCGCCGAGCAGCACGCCAAAGGCCGGCATCGCCGCCATCACACCGATGGCGAAACTGCCATAACCCCAGCTTTCAAGGCGCAGGGACACCAGCGGCATGCTGACACCCAGCGCCAGGCCGACGCTGAGCACCGAGGCCAGGACGGCGAAATAAGTCGCCCAACGCATGTCCACGCTCCTGTGGATAGTTTTTAAGATCACACAAAACAGTGTGGGAGCGGGCTTGCTCGCGAAAGCGGCGTACCAGTCAATACATACGTGACTGTCATACCGCATTCGCGAGCAAGCCCGCTCCCACATTTGGCCTGCGGTGTTGCTTAGAGCTTGATCCAGGTCGCCTTCAGCTCGGTGTACTTGTCGAACGCATGCAGCGACTTGTCGCGACCGTTACCCGACTGCTTGAAGCCACCGAACGGCGCAGTCATGTCGCCGCCGTCGTACTGGTTGACCCACACGCTACCGGCGCGCAGGGCCTTGGCAGTCAGGTGCGCCTTGGAGATATCCGCCGTCCACACCGCTGCGGCCAGGCCGTATTGGGTGTCGTTGGCAATGGCGACCGCTTCCTCGGCACTGTCGAACGTGATCACCGACAGGACCGGACCAAAGATCTCTTCCTGGGCGATCTTCATCGCGTTGGTCACACCGTCGAAAATCGTCGGTTCGACGTAAGTGCCGCCAGTTTCTTCCAGGGTGCGCTTGCCACCGGCGACCAACTTGGCGCCGTCGGCATGCCCGGCTTCGATGTACGAGAGCACGGTGTTCATCTGCTGGGTGTCTACCAATGCGCCCACATTGGTGGCCGGGTCCAGTGGGTTGCCGGGCTTCCAGCCTTTGAGGGCCTCGATCACCAGTGGCAGGAATTTGTCCTTGATGGAGCGCTCCACCAGCAGACGCGAACCTGCGGTGCAGACCTCACCCTGGTTGAAGGCAATGGCACCGGCGGCGGATTCGGCTGCGGCTTGCAGGTCCGGCGCGTCGGCAAACACGATGTTCGGGCTCTTGCCGCCCGCTTCCAGCCATACACGCTTCATGTTCGATTCGCCGGAGCGGATCAACAGTTGCTTGGCGATTTTGGTGGAACCGGTGAACACCAGGGTGTCGACGTCCATGTGCAGTGCCAGCGCGTTGCCGACCGTGTGGCCGTAGCCCGGCAGCACGTTGAACACGCCTTTTGGAATACCGGCCTCAACGGCCAGGGCCGCGATGCGGATGGCAGTCAGCGGGGATTTTTCGGACGGCTTGAGGATCACCGAGTTACCAGTGGACAGCGCCGGGCCCAGTTTCCAGCAGGCCATCATCAGCGGGAAGTTCCACGGCACGATGGCGCCGACGACGCCAACCGGCTCACGGGTCACCAGGCCCAGTTGGTCGTGCGGGGTAGCCGCGACTTCGTCGTAGATCTTATCGATCGCTTCGCCGCTCCAGCTCAGGGCATTCGCCGCGCCGGGTACATCGATGTTCAGGGAGTCGCTGATCGGCTTGCCCATGTCCAGGGTTTCGAGCAGCGCCAGCTCTTCGGCATTGGCCTTGAGCAACGCGGCGAAACGGATCATGGCGGACTTGCGTTTGGCCGGCGCCAGGCGCGACCACACGCCGGAATTGAACGTGGCACGCGCGTTTTCCACGGCGCGCTGGGCATCGGCGGCGTCACAGCTGGCAACAGTGGCCAGCAGGCGGCCATCGACCGGGCTGATGCATTCGAAGGTATCACCGGAAGCGGCGGCGGTGTACTCGCCATTGATGTAGGCACGGCCTTCGATCTTGAGATCCTTGGCGCGTTGTTCCCAGTCGGCACGGGTCAGGGTGGTCATGCGAGTGTCCTCCTCTTATTGAATACAAGGGCCAGGCGATGTGCCCCGGCAGCCTCAAAGAATGCTTGCCCCGCCAGCCAGCTGTTCGGCTCAAGGCAGCTGCCACCCTAAACCAGCGGCTGGGGGTGTTTCAATATATTTGACATAACGCCAGTAAACGCCCTTGCGATGTTCATTTTAATAAACATAGACTTTGGGCTCTCCAACCGCAGGCCAGA carries:
- a CDS encoding c-type cytochrome; this translates as MKMLAAPATVLALWAVSAQAATNDDIAKRLEPVGQVCVQGQECKGMEVAVAAGGGAAKTPDEIIAKHCNACHGTGLLGAPKIGDTAAWKERADHQGGLDGILAKAITGINAMPPKGTCADCSDDDLKGAIQKMSGLK
- a CDS encoding cupin domain-containing protein encodes the protein MDVGERLQSIRKLKGLSQRELAKRAGVTNSTISMIEKNSVSPSISSLRKVLGGIPMSMVEFFSEEILQEIPTQIVYKANELIDISDGAVTMKLVGRAHPSRAIAFLNEIYPPGADTGEEMLTHEGEETGILVEGRLELVVGLETFVLEAGDSYYFESTKPHRFRNPFDVPARLISAATPANF
- the alr gene encoding alanine racemase — its product is MRPARALIDLQALRHNYQLAREVTGAKALAVVKADAYGHGAVRVAQALETEADGFAVACIEEALELRAAGIRAPVLLLEGFFEADELPLIIEHDFWCVVHSLWQLDAIEQARLSKPLTIWLKLDSGMHRVGLHPKDYQEAYQRLLASGKVAKIVLMSHFARADELDCVRSDEQVAVFEAARQGLSAEVSLRNSPSVMGWPGVSSDWVRPGIMLYGATPFGEDQSVAARLQPVMTLESKVICVRELPAGEPVGYGAKFITPKPMRIGVVAMGYADGYPRHAPTGTPVLVAGQRSQLLGRVSMDMLCIDLTDVPQAGLGSTVELWGKNILASDIAVAAETIPYQLFCNLRRVPRLYSGA
- a CDS encoding RidA family protein; the protein is MSIQRQLTNERMSQIVVHSGTVYLAGQVGDDMSAGIEQQTRETLANIERLLELAGTDKTKLLSVTIYLKDIDADFAGMNAVWDKWLPKGVAPARATVEAKLCEPQILVELSVVAALP
- the dadA gene encoding D-amino acid dehydrogenase translates to MRVLVLGSGVIGVTSAYYLARAGFEVVVVDRQPAAAMETSFANAGQVSPGYASPWAAPGVPLKAIKWLLQRHAPLAIKATADIDQYLWMAQMLRNCTASRYAVNKERMVRLSEYSRDCLDELRAETGIAYEGRSLGTTQLFRTQAQLDGAAKDIAVLKESGVPFELLDRAGIARVEPALASVTDILAGALRLPNDQTGDCQMFTTRLADMCTQLGVEFRFEQDIQRLDYAGDRINGVWIDGKLETADRYVLALGSYSPKLLKPLGIKAPVYPLKGYSLTVPITNPAMAPTSTILDETYKVAITRFDNRIRVGGMAEIAGFDLSLNPRRRETLEMIVNDLYPQGGDLNEASFWTGLRPTTPDGTPIVGATPFKNLFLNTGHGTLGWTMACGSGRLLADLMAKKTPQISAEGLDISRYGNHQESAKHVNPAPAHQ
- a CDS encoding Lrp/AsnC ligand binding domain-containing protein; the encoded protein is MRTNTQTKRELDKIDRNILRILQTDGRISFTELGEKVGLSTTPCTERVRRLEREGIIMGYNARLNPQHLKGSLLVFVEISLDYKSGDTFEEFRRAVLKLPHVLECHLVSGDFDYLVKARISEMASYRKLLGDILLKLPHVRESKSYIVMEEVKESLNLPIPD
- a CDS encoding YkgJ family cysteine cluster protein encodes the protein MSCNSQKISALRRQIPSFECVPGCHDCCGPVTTSPEEMSRLPRKTAAEQDAAMDELNCVHLGPNGCTVYDERPLICRLFGTTKALPCPNGRRPVELIHPRVEKQIHEYMASTRQVLV
- a CDS encoding NAD(P)/FAD-dependent oxidoreductase — protein: MTASARHTPSYYAASSVPQPDYPVLIGEVTADVCVVGGGFSGLNTALELAQQGFSVVLLEARKIAWGASGRNGGQLIRGVGHGLDQFANVIGNDGVRQMKLMGLEAVEIVRERVERYQIPCDLTWGYCDLANKPRDLQGLAEDAEELRGLGYRHEVRLLQANEMSSVIGSDRYVGGMIDMGSGHLHPLNLALGEAAAAQRLGVKLFEQSEVTRIDYGPEVNVHTPQGNVRAKTLVLACNAYLNGLNPHLSGKVLPAGSYIIATEPLSQAQAANLLPQNMAVCDQRVTVDYFRLSADRRLLFGGACHYSGRDPKDIGAYMRPKMLKVFPQLADVKIDYQWGGMIGIGANRLPQIGRLADQPNVYYAQAYAGHGLNATHLAGKLLAEAISGQQQGRFDLFAQVPHITFPGGKHLRSPLLALGMLWHRLKELV